In the genome of Phlebotomus papatasi isolate M1 chromosome 2, Ppap_2.1, whole genome shotgun sequence, one region contains:
- the LOC129801383 gene encoding rho-related BTB domain-containing protein 2 isoform X5: MDNEQPHQELVKCVLVGDTAVGKTRLICARACNKHVSLSQLLSTHVPTVWAIDQYRIYKDVLERSWEVVDGVNVSLRLWDTFGDHEKDRRFAYGRSDVVLLCFSIANPVSLRNCRAMWYPEIRRFCPQTPVILVGCKNDLRYMYRDETYLSYFGDRSPFVRAARKSDLVMPDEARAVAKDLGVAYYESSVFTYFGVNEVFENAIRAALIARRQQRFWITNLKRVQRPLLQAPFRPPKPPPPEVTVITGTHSKDMLTMLNGQRYTDLVLVVGAVRFPVHRFVLSAGSSAFHRLLTMELSDLGARSSSESSMVSSTYGDNSTADFNEDTECLLRCDPQSRVSSAQPLRMWEQLKRRSSYQALPTHEPKKPPCDLFRELHHPVFQSIRVIQVAEGNGTIGSGFSTLCSRSHTQTIVTLSKLITPQAMQQCLKFIYSGSIDRECLDIQEIRQAAEFLELPQLSVLLSNIQSNQNFMNDETIQHHSTCVRKNLEKLCVNGGLFGDLSFELDDGHVKAHRAILVARCDVMRAMLNGDFREAHANVIVFPGVTEYTFHKLLCYLYTDEIPPISADKCLNLLELANRLCLPRLLNLVECRVIEDLTRMSQNESSEAVEHCLKLLEPVKLHNAHQLAEWCMSYLCVNYNIICRVSPKSLKALHPDNQEYLREHRWPPVWYLKDYDYYQRCMNELTREMKDSKKSPSDDEGCLCFSGAIKFKFPINKEAFCGLIKIASNNVVFIKCEKSFE; this comes from the exons GTGTTGGAGAGATCGTGGGAGGTGGTGGATGGTGTGAATGTTTCCCTAAGACTCTGGGATACTTTTGGGGACCACGAGAAAGATCGTCGATTTGCCTATGGACGATCAGATGTTGTTCTCCTATGCTTTTCCATCGCGAATCCCGTCTCATTGCGCAATTGTCGTGCAATGTGGTATCCGGAAATTCGACGATTCTGCCCACAGACACCAGTCATCCTTGTTGGATGTAAAAATGATCTACGGTACATGTACAGAGATGAAACGTACTTGTCCTACTTTGGAGATCGGAGTCCTTTTGTCAG AGCTGCTAGGAAGTCCGATCTCGTGATGCCAGATGAAGCCAGGGCAGTGGCTAAGGATCTCGGAGTGGCGTACTATGAATCGAGTGTTTTCACTTACTTTGGGGTCAATGAAGTATTTGAGAATGCCATTCGAGCCGCATTGATAGCGCGTCGACAACAGAGATTCTGGATCACGAATCTTAAGCGTGTGCAGAGGCCACTGCTTCAGGCACCATTTAGACCGCCTAAACCACCTCCACCAGAGGTGACAGTAATCACTGGTACACATTCAAAAGACATGCTCACAATGCTCAATGGGCAGCGATATACAGATTTGGTGCTTGTGGTGGGTGCTGTAAGATTTCCGGTGCATCGATTTGTGCTGTCGGCCGGCTCAAGTGCCTTCCATCGGTTACTCACGATGGAACTGTCAGACTTGGGAGCGAGGAGTAGCAGTGAGTCGAGCATG GTTAGTTCAACGTACGGTGATAATTCAACTGCCGACTTCAACGAAGACACTGAGTGCCTTCTGCGATGTGATCCTCAATCTCGAGTATCTTCAGCTCAGCCATTGAG AATGTGGGAGCAATTGAAGCGACGCTCGAGCTATCAAGCACTTCCGACACACGAACCAAAGAAGCCACCGTGTGATCTCTTCCGTGAGCTCCATCATCCCGTGTTCCAAAGCATTCGGGTTATTCAAGTGGCAGAGGGAAATGGCACTATTGGTAGTGGCTTCTCCACACTTTGTTCCCGCTCCCACACTCAGACCATTGTCACCCTTAGTAAACTCATAACTCCCCAAGCCATGCAGCAATGTCTCAAATTCATCTACTCCGGCAGTATCGATCGCGAATGTCTGGATATACAG GAAATTCGACAAGCGGCTGAATTCCTTGAACTTCCTCAATTGTCTGTACTTCTCTCCAATATTCAATCCAATCAGAACTTCATGAATGACGAAACTATTCAGCACCATTCGACG TGTGTCCGGAAAAATCTGGAGAAATTATGTGTGAACGGTGGATTATTTGGTGATTTAAGTTTTGAGCTAGATGATGGTCACGTGAAAGCTCATCGAGCCATTCTTGTAGCACGTTGCGATGTTATGAGAGCAATGCTCAACGGCGACTTCCGGGAAGCTCATGCCAATGTG ATTGTCTTTCCGGGTGTGACAGAATACACATTCCATAAACTACTGTGTTATCTCTATACAGACGAAATACCTCCAATATCTGCGGATAAATGTCTGAATTTACTAGAATTAGCCAATAGATTATGTTTACCTAGACTATTGAATCTTGTAGAATGTCGCGTTATAGAGGATTTAACAAGAATGTCACAAAATGAGAGTAGCGAGGCCGTGGAACATTGCTTGAAACTCCTGGAGCCGGTTAAG CTCCACAATGCCCATCAATTGGCCGAATGGTGCATGTCGTACTTGTGTGTCAACTACAACATCATCTGTCGCGTGTCACCAAAGAGTCTCAAGGCACTACATCCGGACAATCAGGAATATTTGAGGGAACATCGCTGGCCACCAGTGTGGTATCTCAAAGACTATGACTACTACCAACGCTGCATGAATGAATTAACGCGTGAGATGAAGGACAGCAAGAAATCACCGTCTGATGATGAGGGATGTCTATGTTTTTCAGGAG caatcaaattcaaatttccaATCAATAAGGAAGCATTTTGTGGGTTGATAAAAATTGCATCGAACAACGTTGTATTCATTAAATGTGAGAAATCGTTTGAATAG